In Gemmatimonadetes bacterium T265, one DNA window encodes the following:
- a CDS encoding thioredoxin reductase yields the protein MTEPYDVVIVGGGPAGLSAAIWLGRYLHRVALIDSGDPRNWETRGVNGYLGLPNITPAELRKAGRDEARRFGVELVNGFVVQARCEDRDRFLIEYDPIAETKADRDGHGPSHERAPDDNALHADTTPVYARRLLLAIGMRDVWPRVAGLEQIYGDKAHVCPDCDGYDARGKKTVVLGWGRKAVGMALNLTTWTEDITVCTAGHDAEMDEELADKLDVNGIPVITTPIRELNFRDRALRSLHFVDGSTLGVEKVFYAIGQYPADDLAAQLGCERDENGHAVVDDAFHTSVYNVFAAGDLVPGPQLGIAAAADGAIAALAIHKSLVPEQRKLRKRPPPENADDSAGYHPASHATSATTTWGS from the coding sequence ATGACCGAACCCTACGACGTTGTGATCGTCGGCGGCGGCCCGGCCGGGCTCTCCGCGGCGATCTGGCTCGGACGCTACCTGCACCGAGTCGCCCTCATCGACTCCGGCGACCCGAGAAACTGGGAGACCCGGGGCGTCAACGGCTACCTCGGCCTGCCCAACATCACGCCGGCCGAGCTGCGCAAGGCCGGCCGCGACGAGGCCCGCCGCTTCGGCGTCGAGCTGGTTAACGGGTTCGTCGTCCAGGCGCGCTGCGAGGACCGCGACCGGTTCCTCATCGAGTACGACCCGATCGCCGAGACAAAGGCCGACCGCGACGGCCACGGGCCGAGTCACGAACGCGCGCCCGACGACAACGCGCTGCACGCCGACACCACGCCCGTCTACGCGCGGCGGCTCCTGCTCGCGATCGGCATGCGCGACGTGTGGCCGCGGGTCGCCGGCCTCGAACAGATCTACGGCGACAAGGCCCACGTCTGCCCCGACTGCGACGGCTACGACGCGCGCGGCAAGAAGACCGTCGTCCTCGGCTGGGGCCGCAAGGCCGTCGGGATGGCGCTCAACCTCACGACGTGGACCGAGGACATCACCGTCTGCACCGCGGGCCACGACGCCGAGATGGACGAGGAGCTCGCGGACAAGCTCGACGTCAACGGCATCCCCGTCATCACCACGCCGATCCGCGAGCTGAACTTCCGCGACCGGGCGCTCCGCTCGCTCCACTTCGTCGACGGCAGCACGCTCGGCGTCGAAAAGGTCTTCTACGCGATCGGCCAGTACCCGGCCGACGACCTCGCCGCGCAGCTCGGCTGCGAGCGTGACGAGAACGGACACGCGGTCGTCGACGACGCGTTCCACACGTCGGTGTACAACGTGTTCGCGGCGGGCGACCTCGTCCCCGGCCCGCAGCTCGGCATCGCCGCGGCGGCCGACGGCGCGATCGCCGCACTCGCGATCCACAAGTCGCTCGTGCCCGAGCAGCGGAAGCTGCGCAAGCGCCCGCCGCCCGAGAACGCCGACGACAGCGCCGGGTACCACCCGGCGTCGCACGCGACCTCGGCCACGACGACCTGGGGAAGCTGA
- a CDS encoding ribonuclease D translates to MRPVRMRTGRGIDFGAASCGLADVSRPTFAYLDAPDATARFLAALTDGPAGAPRTRDLALDTEAASFHRFADRVYLIQLTARLADDATPGDREVSAVIDPLGAGPLPALGALVEDRAVQKVFHDADYDLRLLRQDYGWQVANVFDTRIAAQLLGERAFGLAALLEQEFGVKLDKKHQRADWSMRPLTPDMLDYAAQDTYWLLGLRDRLRGRLGRLGRLAWAEEEFARLEQVRWAPEDAAEAYLRVKGARDLSRRELALLRELVRWRDGVARDLDRATFRVAANDVLLEVARQAPRTREALGAIKGVPRGSLDGRTGEMLDAVQRGLAVPEAELPRFPRAPRWDRDTDFDARVGRLRAVRDAAAARLSLDPGVLCSRERLETIARRRPTTLDELAEVPDLRRWQIGELGDGLLKALRSTADRGSAEPESAERGSADRGVTAGERSPYRDD, encoded by the coding sequence ATGCGGCCGGTCCGCATGCGGACCGGCCGGGGGATTGACTTCGGGGCGGCGTCGTGCGGCCTTGCGGACGTGTCCCGACCAACCTTCGCCTACCTCGACGCGCCCGACGCCACGGCGCGCTTCCTCGCCGCGCTGACCGACGGTCCCGCCGGCGCCCCGCGTACGCGCGACCTCGCCCTCGACACCGAGGCGGCGAGCTTCCACCGGTTCGCCGATCGCGTCTACCTCATCCAGCTTACCGCACGCCTCGCCGACGACGCGACGCCCGGCGACCGCGAGGTGAGCGCGGTCATCGACCCGCTCGGCGCGGGCCCGCTCCCCGCGCTCGGTGCCCTCGTCGAAGACCGCGCGGTGCAGAAGGTCTTCCACGACGCCGACTACGACCTGCGTCTGCTGCGGCAGGACTATGGCTGGCAGGTGGCGAACGTGTTCGACACACGGATCGCGGCGCAGCTCCTGGGCGAGCGCGCGTTCGGGCTCGCCGCGCTGTTGGAGCAGGAGTTCGGCGTGAAGCTCGACAAGAAGCACCAGCGTGCCGACTGGTCGATGCGCCCGCTCACCCCGGACATGCTCGACTACGCGGCCCAGGACACCTACTGGCTGCTCGGCCTGCGCGACCGGCTGCGCGGCCGCCTCGGGCGGCTCGGGCGGCTGGCGTGGGCGGAGGAGGAGTTCGCGCGCCTCGAACAGGTGCGGTGGGCGCCGGAGGACGCGGCCGAGGCGTACCTGCGCGTCAAGGGCGCGCGCGACCTCTCGCGCCGCGAACTGGCGCTGTTGCGCGAGCTCGTCCGCTGGCGCGACGGGGTCGCGCGCGACCTCGACCGCGCGACGTTCCGCGTCGCGGCCAACGACGTCCTGCTCGAGGTCGCGCGCCAGGCGCCGCGCACGCGCGAAGCGCTCGGCGCGATCAAGGGCGTTCCCCGGGGGTCACTCGACGGACGGACGGGCGAGATGTTGGACGCGGTCCAGCGCGGGCTCGCGGTGCCCGAAGCCGAGTTGCCGCGCTTCCCGCGCGCGCCGCGCTGGGACCGGGACACGGATTTCGACGCGCGCGTCGGCCGTCTGCGGGCCGTGCGTGACGCCGCGGCTGCGCGGCTGTCGCTCGATCCGGGCGTACTCTGCTCCCGCGAACGCCTGGAAACGATCGCGCGCCGCCGTCCGACGACGCTCGACGAGTTGGCCGAGGTGCCGGACCTGCGTCGGTGGCAGATCGGCGAGCTGGGCGACGGATTGCTCAAGGCGCTCCGGTCGACGGCGGACCGCGGGTCCGCCGAGCCTGAGTCCGCCGAGCGCGGATCCGCGGACCGCGGCGTCACGGCTGGCGAGCGTTCGCCGTACCGCGATGATTGA
- a CDS encoding AI-2E family transporter, protein MRERRDRAHGWRSRDVGRAAAIVFAIYVLGQLVWFANSLLFVVFLGVLFGLAVAAVVDKLERFKIRRGVASALVVLGALGAIGGVSAWIAPTLTDQLGTLRQQLPAALDKVDKWVSTHQGTLIGSMLRSQAAPPGSAAAAADTKSGAAATPVGTAQPGSRTAAVAAAAAAQAVAQPNTGGAPSATESLKARLGDQLSSATKYLFPFLSSTVTVVSGLLLIIFLAVYVGAEPDTYHDGLMHLFPHRARKQAGEVLTEISAVLRKWLVTQLIAMAVIGATVSVAMLLLHVKAAFALGFIAGLLEFIPTVGPILSAVPALAMGFVDSPEKALYVLIAFWAIQFMENNFLIPFLMRGAMDLPPALTLVSQALMTLVFGFLGLMVAVPVTAAVLVPIKLLWVRDTIGDDVGASDDDAADADRAGNDDGREADKLGVAGPRRG, encoded by the coding sequence GTGCGCGAGCGCCGCGACCGGGCGCACGGGTGGCGCAGCCGCGACGTCGGCCGCGCGGCCGCAATCGTCTTCGCGATTTACGTCCTCGGCCAGCTCGTCTGGTTCGCCAACTCGCTCCTGTTCGTCGTCTTCCTCGGCGTCCTCTTCGGGCTGGCCGTGGCGGCCGTGGTCGACAAGCTCGAGCGCTTCAAGATCCGCCGCGGCGTCGCGTCCGCGCTCGTCGTCCTCGGCGCGCTCGGCGCAATCGGTGGCGTGAGCGCGTGGATCGCCCCGACCCTGACCGATCAGCTCGGGACGCTCCGTCAGCAACTCCCGGCCGCGCTCGACAAGGTCGACAAGTGGGTGAGCACGCACCAGGGCACGCTGATCGGCTCGATGCTGCGCAGCCAGGCCGCGCCCCCGGGCAGCGCTGCGGCGGCGGCCGACACGAAATCCGGAGCGGCGGCGACTCCCGTGGGCACGGCGCAACCCGGGTCGCGCACCGCCGCCGTCGCCGCGGCCGCGGCCGCCCAGGCCGTCGCGCAGCCGAACACCGGCGGCGCGCCGTCCGCGACCGAGAGCCTCAAGGCCCGCCTCGGCGATCAGCTGTCCAGCGCGACCAAGTACCTGTTCCCGTTCCTCTCGTCGACGGTCACGGTAGTGAGCGGCCTGCTGCTCATCATCTTCCTGGCCGTCTACGTCGGCGCGGAGCCCGACACGTACCACGATGGGTTGATGCACCTCTTCCCGCACCGCGCCCGCAAGCAGGCCGGCGAGGTGCTGACCGAGATTTCGGCCGTGCTGCGCAAGTGGCTCGTGACGCAGCTCATCGCGATGGCCGTGATCGGCGCGACCGTGAGCGTCGCCATGCTCCTGCTGCACGTCAAGGCCGCCTTCGCGCTCGGCTTCATCGCGGGGCTGCTCGAGTTCATTCCGACCGTCGGTCCGATCCTCTCCGCGGTGCCGGCGCTCGCGATGGGGTTCGTGGACTCGCCGGAGAAGGCGCTCTACGTGCTGATCGCGTTCTGGGCGATCCAGTTCATGGAGAACAACTTCCTCATTCCGTTCCTGATGCGCGGGGCCATGGACCTGCCGCCCGCACTCACGCTCGTCTCGCAGGCCCTGATGACGCTCGTCTTCGGCTTCCTCGGCCTGATGGTCGCGGTGCCCGTTACGGCGGCCGTGCTCGTCCCGATCAAGCTGCTCTGGGTGCGCGACACGATCGGCGACGACGTGGGCGCGAGCGACGATGACGCCGCGGACGCAGACCGCGCCGGCAACGACGACGGCCGCGAGGCGGACAAGCTCGGCGTCGCCGGCCCACGGCGCGGCTGA
- a CDS encoding ferredoxin gives MPYVITEACINVKDKSCVDVCPVDCIYEGGDQLYIHPDECIDCGACEPECPVTAIFPEEDVPSNLAAYVTKNRDVFKSATPPGRPTR, from the coding sequence ATGCCGTACGTCATCACCGAAGCCTGCATCAACGTCAAGGACAAGTCGTGCGTCGACGTGTGTCCCGTCGACTGCATCTACGAGGGCGGCGACCAGCTCTACATCCACCCGGACGAGTGCATCGACTGCGGCGCGTGCGAGCCGGAGTGTCCCGTGACGGCCATCTTCCCCGAAGAGGACGTGCCGTCGAACCTGGCCGCGTACGTGACGAAGAACCGCGACGTGTTCAAGAGCGCGACCCCGCCGGGGCGGCCGACGCGGTAG
- a CDS encoding transcriptional regulator produces the protein MQYVATPDAAPLGGFRGLRAELLIALKKAPHALTARELAEQFGVTPNALRRHLDALEADALVRHDREVRGVGAPVHAYALTAAGEALFPQEYAPVLEAVLDTLREAAGPEGVRTAIRRQWAPLISGAGSRLAELPLEERAQLVAELRSSQGYMAEAVPEEGGSVTVREHHCAVRDVVARFPEICAAEQELLEELLGVPVVRTQYIPAGCAVCEYVAGRPAAAPLEFSPAVQESAA, from the coding sequence GTGCAATACGTCGCGACGCCAGACGCCGCTCCGCTTGGGGGCTTTCGTGGCCTGCGGGCGGAGCTGCTGATCGCTCTCAAGAAGGCGCCGCACGCGCTGACCGCGCGCGAACTCGCCGAGCAGTTCGGGGTGACGCCGAACGCGCTCCGCCGCCACCTCGACGCGCTCGAGGCCGACGCCCTTGTCCGGCACGACCGCGAGGTGCGGGGCGTCGGCGCCCCGGTCCACGCGTACGCACTCACTGCGGCCGGCGAGGCCCTGTTCCCGCAGGAGTACGCGCCGGTGCTCGAGGCCGTCCTGGACACGCTGCGCGAGGCCGCCGGGCCCGAGGGCGTGCGCACCGCCATCCGCCGGCAGTGGGCGCCGCTGATCTCCGGTGCGGGCTCGCGACTCGCCGAGCTGCCGCTCGAGGAGCGCGCGCAACTGGTGGCCGAGCTGCGGTCGTCGCAGGGCTACATGGCCGAAGCGGTGCCGGAAGAAGGCGGGAGCGTGACGGTGCGCGAGCACCACTGCGCGGTCCGCGACGTGGTCGCCCGCTTCCCCGAGATTTGCGCCGCTGAGCAGGAGTTGTTGGAAGAGCTGCTCGGCGTGCCCGTCGTCCGCACCCAGTACATCCCCGCCGGCTGCGCGGTCTGCGAGTACGTCGCGGGCCGGCCGGCCGCGGCCCCTTTAGAGTTTTCCCCCGCCGTCCAGGAGAGCGCCGCATGA
- the sufB gene encoding Fe-S cluster assembly protein SufB has protein sequence MSATIETLVNREYQYGFATDLETDQLPAGLSEQIVREISARKQEPEWLLDWRLKAYRRWLTMTEPHWPNVQYPAIDYQAVSYYSAPKQQVGRASLDEVDPKILETYAKLGISLNEQKRLEGVAVDAVFDSVSVATTYRGELAKHGIIFCSFGEAVREHPELVKKYLGSVVPYSDNFYAALNSAVFSDGSFVYIPRGVRCPMELSTYFRINASGTGQFERTLIVADEGAYVSYLEGCTAPKRDENQLHAAVVEIVALDDATVKYSTVQNWYAGDEDGVGGVYNFVTKRGACRGARSKISWTQVETGSAITWKYPSVILQGDDSHGEFYSVAVVNGRQQADTGTKMIHIGRNTKSNIVSKGISAGRGNNSYRGTVKVLPGATGARNYTQCDSMLVGNACGAHTFPYVEVQNNTATVEHEASTSKIGEDQIFYLKQRGLSAEQAVSMIVSGFCKEVFQELPMEFALEAQQLLGITLEGSVG, from the coding sequence ATGAGCGCGACCATCGAGACCCTCGTCAACCGCGAGTACCAGTACGGCTTCGCCACGGACCTCGAGACGGACCAGCTGCCGGCCGGCCTGTCCGAGCAGATCGTCCGCGAGATCTCGGCCCGCAAGCAGGAGCCCGAGTGGCTGCTCGACTGGCGGCTCAAGGCCTACCGGCGCTGGCTCACGATGACCGAGCCGCACTGGCCCAACGTGCAGTACCCGGCCATCGATTACCAGGCCGTCAGCTACTATTCCGCGCCCAAGCAGCAGGTCGGCAGGGCGTCGCTCGACGAGGTCGACCCGAAGATCCTCGAGACGTACGCCAAGCTCGGCATTTCGCTCAACGAGCAGAAGCGGCTCGAGGGCGTCGCCGTCGACGCGGTGTTCGACTCCGTGTCGGTCGCGACGACGTACCGCGGGGAGCTGGCGAAGCACGGCATCATCTTCTGCTCGTTCGGCGAGGCCGTGCGCGAGCACCCGGAGCTGGTGAAGAAGTACCTCGGCTCGGTGGTGCCGTACAGCGACAACTTCTACGCCGCGCTCAACTCGGCGGTGTTCTCCGACGGCTCGTTCGTCTACATCCCCAGGGGCGTGCGCTGCCCGATGGAGCTGTCGACGTACTTCCGCATCAACGCGAGCGGCACGGGGCAGTTCGAGCGCACGCTGATCGTCGCCGACGAGGGCGCGTACGTGAGCTACCTCGAGGGGTGCACTGCGCCCAAGCGCGACGAGAACCAGCTGCACGCGGCGGTGGTCGAGATCGTCGCCCTGGACGACGCGACGGTGAAGTACAGCACCGTGCAGAACTGGTACGCGGGCGACGAGGACGGCGTGGGCGGCGTCTACAACTTCGTGACGAAGCGCGGCGCCTGCCGCGGCGCGCGCTCGAAGATCAGCTGGACGCAGGTCGAGACCGGCTCGGCGATCACGTGGAAGTACCCGAGCGTGATCCTGCAGGGCGACGACTCGCACGGCGAGTTCTACTCGGTGGCCGTCGTCAACGGGCGCCAGCAGGCCGACACGGGCACCAAGATGATCCACATCGGCCGCAACACGAAGTCGAACATCGTCAGCAAGGGCATCTCGGCCGGCCGGGGCAACAACTCGTACCGCGGCACGGTGAAGGTGCTGCCGGGGGCGACGGGCGCGCGGAATTACACGCAGTGCGACTCGATGCTCGTCGGCAACGCGTGCGGCGCGCACACGTTCCCCTACGTCGAGGTGCAGAACAACACCGCGACGGTCGAGCACGAGGCCTCGACGTCGAAGATCGGCGAGGACCAGATCTTCTACCTCAAGCAGCGCGGGCTCTCCGCCGAGCAGGCGGTGAGCATGATCGTCTCGGGCTTCTGCAAGGAAGTGTTCCAGGAGCTGCCGATGGAGTTCGCGCTCGAGGCGCAGCAGCTGCTGGGCATCACGCTCGAAGGCAGCGTCGGCTGA
- a CDS encoding ABC transporter ATP-binding protein → MLDIQNLTATVADKQILNGITLSVNAGEIHAIMGPNGSGKSTLAQVLAGHPAYEVTGGSVTFDGEDLLGMEPEERAHHGIFLAFQYPIEIPGVSNAYFLRAAYNEARKARGEEEVDPIEFLDLVEEKAKLVEMDPAFLNRSVNTGFSGGEKKRNEILQMAVLAPKLAILDETDSGLDIDALRIVADGVNQLRRPDNATVVVTHYQRLLNYIVPDYVHVLAGGRIVKSGGKDLALELEAKGYDWLLEEARPGAAA, encoded by the coding sequence GTGCTCGACATCCAGAACCTCACGGCCACCGTCGCCGACAAGCAGATCCTTAACGGCATCACGCTCTCCGTCAACGCGGGGGAGATCCACGCCATCATGGGGCCCAACGGGTCCGGCAAGAGCACGCTCGCGCAGGTGCTCGCCGGCCACCCGGCGTACGAGGTCACCGGCGGCTCGGTGACGTTCGACGGCGAGGACCTGCTGGGGATGGAGCCGGAGGAGCGCGCGCACCACGGGATCTTTCTGGCCTTCCAGTACCCGATCGAGATCCCGGGCGTGAGCAACGCGTACTTCCTGCGTGCCGCCTACAACGAGGCGCGTAAGGCGCGCGGCGAGGAGGAGGTCGACCCGATCGAGTTCCTCGACCTCGTCGAGGAGAAGGCGAAGCTCGTCGAGATGGACCCGGCGTTCCTCAACCGCTCGGTGAACACCGGCTTCTCGGGCGGCGAGAAGAAGCGGAACGAGATCCTGCAGATGGCCGTGCTCGCGCCGAAGCTGGCGATCCTCGACGAGACCGACTCGGGGCTCGACATCGACGCGCTGCGGATCGTGGCCGACGGCGTGAACCAGCTGCGCCGCCCCGACAACGCGACCGTCGTCGTCACGCACTACCAGCGCCTGCTCAACTACATCGTCCCCGACTACGTGCACGTGCTCGCCGGCGGCCGGATCGTGAAGAGTGGCGGCAAGGACCTCGCGCTGGAGTTGGAGGCGAAGGGTTACGATTGGCTCCTCGAAGAGGCGCGGCCGGGGGCGGCGGCGTGA
- a CDS encoding Fe-S cluster assembly protein SufD, which translates to MSTITDTPRAGSVAEATALAAQRDASHALGQFLPAPAGVEAEVRAAVAGAEADGPAWLAAVRRAGAEAFARQGFPTTRHEDWHYTTTAAIAEADFAGTAGATGDVEGRDALAPFAFGQPLGGSLGRNGGAPGWPTLVFVNGRFDAALSSRDALPEGVVALPWDEARAREPELVERTLARIASPAAQPFVALNQAVFTDGALVVVRKEMEADRPVHLLFVTDATAARTASHARVLVVAERHSKVAVIESHVAIGGASYLTNAVTEVDVADGATVHHVKVQRESERAFHLAHVEARQGRDSHFVSFSFAAGAKLSRANVYTLLGGEGCGVTLNGLYAVGGDQHCDHQTRIEHREPNCFSRELYKGVLDGRAHGVFNGKVYVHPAAQKTDGKQTNNTLLLSDEARIDTKPQLEIFADDVKCTHGATVGRLDQTALFYMQSRGVGTEAARKLLTYAFAADVLETIELEPVKHALEALVLERYAS; encoded by the coding sequence GTGAGCACGATCACCGACACGCCGCGGGCGGGCAGCGTCGCCGAGGCGACGGCGCTCGCGGCGCAGCGGGACGCTTCGCACGCGCTGGGGCAGTTCCTCCCCGCGCCCGCGGGGGTCGAGGCCGAGGTGCGCGCCGCCGTCGCGGGCGCGGAGGCGGACGGGCCCGCGTGGCTCGCCGCCGTCCGGCGGGCCGGGGCCGAGGCGTTCGCGCGCCAGGGCTTCCCGACGACGCGCCACGAGGACTGGCACTACACGACGACGGCCGCGATCGCCGAGGCGGACTTCGCCGGCACGGCCGGGGCGACCGGGGACGTCGAGGGGCGCGACGCGCTCGCCCCGTTCGCCTTCGGGCAGCCGCTCGGCGGGTCGTTAGGCCGGAACGGCGGTGCGCCGGGCTGGCCGACGCTCGTCTTCGTCAACGGGCGCTTCGACGCCGCGCTGTCCTCGCGCGACGCGCTCCCCGAGGGCGTCGTGGCGCTGCCGTGGGACGAGGCGCGCGCGCGCGAGCCGGAGCTCGTCGAGCGGACGCTCGCGCGGATCGCGAGCCCGGCGGCGCAGCCGTTCGTCGCGCTCAACCAGGCCGTCTTCACCGACGGCGCGCTCGTCGTCGTGCGCAAGGAGATGGAGGCCGACCGCCCCGTCCACCTCCTCTTCGTCACCGACGCGACCGCGGCGCGCACGGCGTCGCACGCGCGCGTGCTCGTCGTCGCCGAACGGCACTCGAAGGTCGCGGTGATCGAGAGCCACGTCGCGATCGGCGGGGCGTCGTACCTGACCAACGCCGTGACCGAGGTCGACGTCGCCGACGGCGCGACCGTGCACCACGTCAAGGTGCAGCGCGAGAGCGAGCGCGCCTTCCACCTCGCCCACGTCGAGGCGCGGCAGGGGCGCGACAGCCACTTCGTCTCGTTCTCGTTCGCCGCGGGCGCGAAGCTCTCGCGCGCCAACGTCTACACCCTGCTCGGCGGCGAGGGCTGCGGCGTCACGCTCAACGGCCTCTACGCCGTGGGCGGCGACCAGCACTGCGACCACCAGACCCGGATCGAGCACCGCGAGCCCAACTGCTTCAGCCGCGAGCTCTACAAGGGCGTGCTCGACGGGCGCGCGCACGGCGTGTTCAACGGCAAGGTGTACGTGCACCCGGCCGCGCAGAAGACCGACGGCAAGCAGACGAACAACACGCTGCTGCTCTCGGACGAGGCGCGCATCGACACGAAGCCGCAGCTCGAGATCTTCGCCGACGACGTGAAGTGCACGCACGGCGCGACCGTCGGGCGGCTCGACCAGACGGCGCTCTTCTACATGCAGAGCCGCGGCGTCGGTACCGAGGCCGCGCGCAAGCTGCTCACCTACGCCTTCGCCGCCGACGTGCTCGAGACGATCGAGCTGGAGCCGGTGAAGCACGCCCTGGAGGCGCTCGTGCTCGAGCGGTACGCGTCGTGA
- the sufS gene encoding cysteine desulfurase, translating to MTAAVGPLVGTLARTPAQGVRAVGASPADGALAPRADFPLLAGDPALHYLDSAATAQKPRAVLDALRAYYETENANPHRGAYRLSSAATEAYAAARVRVARFCGLADADCCLFVRGTTEAMNLAAGAWGRAHVGAGDEVVVTAMDHHATFVTWQQLARERGAAFRVAELTPDGRVDLGHLASLLSPRTRVVAFPHVSNALGTINPVAEIAALARERSAGRALVVCDGAQGVPHLAVDFDALGVDLYAFSGHKVGGPMGVGALLGRRAVLDATPPWQFGGDMISLVGEQETTWNVLPHKFEAGTPNVAGAVGLAAAVTYLAALGPDAVLAHERALVGDAMARLGALPGLTLYGPDADSRSGVVSFSVDGLHPHDLATVLDERGVCIRAGHHCAQPLMRRLGEPATARASFWVYSTPADVDALVEGVRAAQRIFGVGGAS from the coding sequence GTGACCGCGGCAGTCGGCCCCTTGGTCGGCACGCTCGCACGCACGCCGGCCCAGGGCGTCCGTGCGGTCGGCGCGTCGCCCGCGGACGGCGCCCTCGCGCCGCGCGCGGACTTCCCCTTGCTCGCCGGGGACCCCGCGCTCCACTACCTCGACTCGGCCGCGACGGCGCAGAAGCCGCGCGCGGTGCTCGACGCGCTCCGCGCGTACTACGAGACCGAGAACGCGAACCCGCACCGCGGCGCCTACCGCCTGAGCAGCGCGGCGACCGAGGCCTACGCCGCAGCCCGCGTCCGCGTGGCCCGCTTCTGCGGCCTCGCCGACGCCGACTGCTGCCTGTTCGTGCGCGGCACGACCGAGGCGATGAACCTCGCGGCCGGGGCGTGGGGGCGCGCGCACGTCGGCGCGGGCGACGAGGTCGTCGTGACGGCGATGGACCACCACGCGACGTTCGTCACCTGGCAGCAGCTCGCGCGCGAGCGCGGCGCCGCCTTCCGGGTCGCAGAGCTCACCCCCGACGGCCGGGTCGACCTCGGCCACCTCGCGTCGCTGCTCTCGCCGCGGACGCGCGTCGTCGCCTTCCCGCACGTCTCGAACGCGTTAGGCACGATCAACCCGGTCGCGGAGATCGCCGCGCTCGCGCGCGAACGCTCGGCCGGACGCGCGCTCGTCGTCTGCGACGGCGCCCAGGGCGTGCCGCACCTCGCGGTCGACTTCGACGCGCTCGGCGTCGACCTCTACGCCTTCTCCGGCCACAAGGTCGGTGGGCCGATGGGCGTCGGCGCGCTGCTCGGCCGGCGCGCGGTGCTCGACGCGACGCCGCCGTGGCAGTTCGGCGGTGACATGATCTCGCTCGTCGGCGAGCAGGAGACGACATGGAACGTGCTGCCGCACAAGTTCGAGGCGGGCACGCCCAACGTCGCGGGCGCGGTCGGGCTCGCGGCCGCGGTGACCTACCTCGCGGCGTTAGGCCCGGACGCGGTGCTCGCCCACGAGCGCGCGCTCGTGGGCGACGCGATGGCGCGCCTCGGCGCCCTGCCCGGCCTCACGCTCTACGGCCCCGACGCGGACTCGCGGAGCGGCGTCGTCAGCTTCTCCGTCGACGGCCTACACCCGCACGACCTCGCGACCGTGCTCGACGAGCGCGGCGTGTGCATCCGCGCGGGGCACCACTGCGCGCAGCCGCTCATGCGCCGGCTCGGCGAGCCGGCGACGGCCCGCGCGTCGTTCTGGGTCTACTCCACGCCCGCCGACGTCGACGCGCTGGTGGAGGGCGTGCGCGCGGCGCAGCGCATCTTCGGCGTGGGGGGCGCGTCATGA
- a CDS encoding iron-sulfur cluster assembly scaffold protein NifU, whose protein sequence is MTDVTDRPKGAPNAAAPEAAARPDADARLAAIYQDIILDHYRRPRGKGALDAPEGTTTLAAERRNPLCGDEVSLQLALDGDVVREARFTGRGCSISQASASMLTQAVRGKTRAEAEVLVRRFVALAHGDAEAAGDKAMGEMRALQGVARFPARIRCATLAWGALDDALKGDANRGERDG, encoded by the coding sequence ATGACCGACGTGACCGACCGGCCGAAGGGTGCGCCGAACGCGGCGGCGCCGGAGGCCGCGGCGCGCCCGGACGCGGACGCGCGCCTCGCGGCCATCTACCAGGACATCATCCTCGACCACTACCGCCGGCCGCGCGGCAAGGGCGCGCTCGACGCGCCCGAGGGCACGACGACGCTCGCGGCCGAGCGACGCAACCCGCTCTGCGGCGACGAAGTGAGCCTGCAGCTCGCGCTCGACGGCGACGTCGTGCGCGAGGCGCGGTTCACGGGGCGCGGCTGCTCGATCTCGCAGGCGTCGGCCTCGATGCTCACGCAGGCCGTGCGCGGCAAGACGCGCGCGGAGGCGGAGGTGCTGGTGCGACGCTTCGTCGCGCTCGCGCACGGGGACGCCGAGGCGGCGGGCGACAAGGCGATGGGCGAGATGCGCGCGCTGCAGGGCGTGGCGCGCTTCCCGGCGCGCATCCGCTGCGCGACGCTCGCGTGGGGCGCGCTCGATGACGCGCTCAAGGGGGACGCGAACCGGGGCGAGCGCGACGGCTGA